GCATTGACATTTCCGCCTCATCCAGCTGGCTCATCGGAGGATTACACACCAGCTGTCCGTTAATCTTTCCTACCCGGCAGGCACCAATCGGGCCCAGAAACGGAATCTCAGAAACGGTCAGCGCTGCCGACGCCGCAATCAGACTCAGAAATTCACTTTCATTCTCCATATCAGTGGATAGGAGGTAAGCGATAATCTGAGTTTCATTCCGGAAGTCATCCGGGAACAGAGGACGGATCGGACGGTCAATCAGCCGGCAGGTCAGCGTTTCCTTGTCGCGCGGCTTCCCCTCCCGCTTGAAAAATCCGCCCGGAATCTTGCCGGCAGCATAAGCCAGCTCCCGGTAATCCACTACCAGCGGGAAGAAATCCTGATAGCTCTCAAGTGGCTGCTTGTTATAAACCGCACTTGCCAGCACCACCGAATCGCCGTAACGGGCCAGAACCCCGCCATCTGCTTGGCGGGCAACACGGCCAAACTCCAAAGACAGGGTCCGGCCGCAGACCTCGGTCTCGACGCGGTGCATAAACCTAACCCCGCAATCCGAGACTGGCAACTATTTTCTCGTAACGGTCCTGATGATGCTTTGCCAGATACTGCAGATGCCGGCGCCGTTCATTCACCAGCTTGATCAGCCCCCGCCGGGAATGCTTGTCCTTCTTGTGCACCTTGAGATGCTCGGTCAGCTGATTAATCCGTTCGGTCAGAATTGCAATCTGCACCTCGGGTGAACCGGTATCCCGTTCGTGCAACCGGAAGGTGGTTACCAGCTTCTGCTTCTTTTCCTTGCTTAAAGCCATATACTCCTCTTCTTTATTATTCTATACCATAACCAAACCGTTTGCGATGTCAACAAGTGGAACATCCCCTCCAATCCGGGATGTCATCTCCGTTACCCGCACCAGCACCTAAAAACCGATGGGCATTGATTCCTGTTTTCTGATCTCCTCGCCGGCTGCCGATTCCAGGTCCGCCATCGTAATCGGACGCTGCTCCCGGGCAGCTGCGGTTACCGCCTTCAGCACCACATTCTTGATTTTGCCTCCGGACAGGGCAAAACGGACTGCCAGCTGAGCAAATGAGACATCAGGGGCAAGTTTGGGACAGCCGGCAAGAAACTTCTGCCAGATTCGTTCCCGTGCAGCTACATCCGGGAGTTCAAACTTCAGCCGGAGCAGGAGCCGGCGCTCAAATGCGGGATCGAGCGCAAAGTCGCGATTGGTAGTCAGGATCATCAGCCCTTCATAACGCTCCAGCTCCTGCATCAGGATATTGGTCATCAGGTTGTGCCCGCGGTCGGAAGAGTGGCTTTCATCCAGCCGCCGGGCGAAGCATGCGTCCGCCTCATCAAACACCAGCACACACCCCGCCTTCCTCGCCTCCTCAAATACCATCCGGACATTTTTTTCCGAATCACCAAACCATTTACTGTAAAGCTGGTCATACCGCACATAACCCAGCGGTCTTTTCAACCGCCGTGCGATCGCCTCGGCGGTTGCGGTCTTGCCCGTTCCGGGCGGTCCATAGAAGAGCATTGTTGTCGCCCGGCCGTAGGGAATCATATCGTCAACCCCATAATTCCGGAGCGCACACGCCAGGTGCTCAAACTGCCAGAGCGCATCCTCAATCCGGCTGAGGTGAGTCTGCGGCAGTATCAGCTGTTCAAGGCTCACCTCCGGCTCCTTGATCCAGATCAGTCGCTGCTGATCCGGGGACTTTAAAACCCTCTCCTTATCGCTTTTCTTTTTCCCCGGATTGTCCTGTCCGCAGATCCTCCAGAACGCCTCTTCGGTGATTTCGTATTCCGCTGACAGAGGATTGTCATCAAGGGCCCTTAACCAATGCCAGTCCATTTTTATCAGCCCGTTGCTCACCAGCCTGCCCTCAGGACTCAGAAGGGTCAAGTTCGCAATCAGATCCGAGAACCCGCCTCCCAGCATTAGCACCAGATCTCTTCCGGAAAGGGCATCACCGTTCAGCCAGGCAAAGAAAAGCAGAAGCAGGATCAGCTTCTCCT
This is a stretch of genomic DNA from candidate division WOR-3 bacterium. It encodes these proteins:
- the rpsO gene encoding 30S ribosomal protein S15, with product MALSKEKKQKLVTTFRLHERDTGSPEVQIAILTERINQLTEHLKVHKKDKHSRRGLIKLVNERRRHLQYLAKHHQDRYEKIVASLGLRG
- a CDS encoding ATP-binding protein — protein: MEQYNVEYLEAARSLLASLISSQPYPFRLNSSRVVNWLMAGLESEEGCLQKYQHKKRNSEEVQGSRTPEKVSNTPEPAELRRRLEEIVERAQKNGYQIPLEALCAEFGLSHQEKLILLLLFFAWLNGDALSGRDLVLMLGGGFSDLIANLTLLSPEGRLVSNGLIKMDWHWLRALDDNPLSAEYEITEEAFWRICGQDNPGKKKSDKERVLKSPDQQRLIWIKEPEVSLEQLILPQTHLSRIEDALWQFEHLACALRNYGVDDMIPYGRATTMLFYGPPGTGKTATAEAIARRLKRPLGYVRYDQLYSKWFGDSEKNVRMVFEEARKAGCVLVFDEADACFARRLDESHSSDRGHNLMTNILMQELERYEGLMILTTNRDFALDPAFERRLLLRLKFELPDVAARERIWQKFLAGCPKLAPDVSFAQLAVRFALSGGKIKNVVLKAVTAAAREQRPITMADLESAAGEEIRKQESMPIGF